Proteins encoded by one window of Sulfurimonas hongkongensis:
- a CDS encoding malate dehydrogenase produces the protein MRGKRVAIVGVGNVGSSVAYSLAMSGSCHEVILRANDVNKAKGKALDLSQAAQAARKHTVISVAETLEDVKDCDVVVVTAGSPRLPGMSRDDLLLKNAQIMKDVINVIKVSSPNAVIIPVSNPLDAMVYVALKETGWDRSRVLGMAGILDSARMAHFVYAKLGYGAGQIRCSVMGGHGDDMVPLPRFSTVAGVPLTDLLTWDEINEIVEKTKKGGAEIVELLQDGSAYYAPAKSTALMVEAVLTDTKQIYPCAVMLKGEYGYTDVVSGVPVMIGAKGVEKVIEANLNDDQDRKFAKSVGSVQELIDALYTNKFYTK, from the coding sequence ATGAGAGGTAAAAGAGTAGCAATTGTAGGCGTTGGGAATGTCGGCTCATCTGTAGCTTATTCTTTGGCAATGAGTGGCTCTTGCCATGAAGTTATTTTAAGAGCAAATGATGTAAACAAGGCAAAAGGAAAGGCATTAGACCTGTCTCAAGCTGCACAAGCTGCTAGAAAACATACAGTAATATCTGTTGCTGAAACACTAGAGGATGTAAAAGATTGTGATGTTGTTGTAGTCACTGCCGGTAGCCCGCGACTTCCTGGAATGAGCAGAGATGACTTACTACTTAAAAATGCTCAGATAATGAAAGATGTTATTAATGTTATAAAAGTCTCATCTCCAAATGCTGTTATTATTCCTGTGTCAAATCCACTCGATGCGATGGTTTACGTGGCTTTAAAGGAGACTGGCTGGGATAGAAGTAGAGTTTTAGGAATGGCTGGAATCTTAGATAGTGCTAGAATGGCTCACTTTGTATATGCAAAGTTAGGTTATGGAGCAGGGCAGATTAGATGTTCTGTTATGGGTGGTCACGGCGATGACATGGTTCCACTTCCTAGATTTTCAACTGTAGCTGGAGTTCCACTTACTGATCTTTTAACTTGGGATGAGATTAACGAAATAGTTGAAAAAACAAAAAAAGGTGGTGCTGAAATAGTTGAACTTCTTCAAGATGGAAGTGCGTACTATGCACCTGCTAAATCAACTGCTCTTATGGTTGAAGCAGTTTTAACTGATACAAAGCAGATATACCCATGTGCTGTAATGTTAAAAGGCGAATATGGATATACAGATGTAGTAAGTGGTGTCCCTGTTATGATCGGAGCTAAAGGAGTTGAGAAAGTTATAGAAGCCAACCTTAATGATGATCAAGATAGGAAGTTCGCAAAGTCCGTAGGAAGCGTGCAAGAACTAATAGATGCTCTCTATACTAACAAATTTTATACTAAATAA
- a CDS encoding malate dehydrogenase gives MVGRKVGIVGAGSVGATAAYSLTMTGRCHEVILYDIDSDLTVGKAIDIGQSTSYSPRGTIVTPALHPSEMKDCDIVVITAGVPRKGDMTRADLLMINAKIMKEVVANVMKYSPDAIIICVSNPLDIMTYVIHKMTNWDRSRIIGMAGALDGARMAYEIYKKVGFGSGQVKGMLIGDHGQNMIPMPEISSIGGVPLEQIVTKGDMQDIIARTKDGGAQIVKHLGTSAYYAPGRAVAVMVEAMLDDSQIVMPSSVLLDGEYGYSDVCVGVPVVLGGNGVEKIIELELDGETKAKFKISVDSIKDGIEILEKNNFFV, from the coding sequence ATGGTAGGTAGAAAAGTAGGCATAGTCGGAGCTGGTTCAGTTGGAGCTACAGCGGCTTATAGCTTGACTATGACTGGAAGATGCCATGAGGTTATACTCTATGATATTGATAGTGATTTAACTGTTGGAAAGGCTATAGACATTGGACAATCTACAAGCTACTCTCCAAGAGGAACTATAGTAACCCCAGCACTTCATCCAAGTGAGATGAAAGATTGTGATATTGTAGTTATAACAGCTGGAGTGCCTCGAAAAGGCGATATGACTAGAGCAGATTTGCTTATGATAAATGCAAAAATCATGAAAGAAGTAGTTGCTAATGTTATGAAGTACTCTCCTGATGCCATAATCATTTGTGTGTCTAATCCTCTTGATATTATGACTTATGTTATTCATAAGATGACAAACTGGGATAGAAGTAGAATCATAGGTATGGCTGGCGCGTTAGATGGAGCCAGAATGGCTTATGAAATATATAAAAAAGTGGGCTTCGGCTCTGGACAAGTAAAGGGAATGCTTATTGGTGATCATGGGCAAAATATGATTCCGATGCCTGAAATATCTTCGATTGGTGGTGTTCCATTAGAACAAATTGTTACAAAAGGGGACATGCAAGATATTATTGCTAGAACAAAAGATGGTGGCGCGCAAATAGTTAAACATCTTGGAACTTCAGCTTATTATGCACCAGGTCGTGCAGTTGCAGTTATGGTTGAGGCGATGCTTGATGATTCTCAAATAGTGATGCCATCTTCTGTACTTCTTGATGGGGAGTATGGATATAGTGATGTTTGTGTTGGTGTTCCTGTGGTCTTAGGTGGCAATGGAGTAGAGAAAATCATTGAGTTAGAGCTAGATGGTGAGACAAAAGCAAAATTTAAAATCTCCGTTGACTCCATAAAAGATGGCATAGAGATCTTAGAAAAAAACAATTTTTTTGTGTAG
- a CDS encoding fumarate hydratase, translating to MREIAYEEIVKNVRDIIIYSASNLPQDALKAMKEAYENEKSPVSKEVLKQLLDNADIASSEARPLCQDTGLAVFFIKLGADVKVVGGLLKDAINEGTEKGYIEGYLRASTCHPFSRANNKDTVGYNLPAIIHLDIVEGDKIEIEYAAKGGGSENVSRARVFPPAAGKQGVIDYVKECISDAGPNPCPPLTVGVGIGGTFEKAAISSKHALFRDIGSKNEDPEMAELEHEIKTELNKLGIGTMGMGGTETVLAVHIEANPCHIASLPVSVNVQCHSSRHTHITI from the coding sequence ATGCGTGAAATAGCATATGAAGAAATAGTAAAAAATGTCAGAGATATCATAATATACTCTGCTTCAAACCTACCCCAAGATGCTCTTAAAGCGATGAAAGAAGCTTATGAAAATGAGAAAAGCCCAGTAAGTAAAGAAGTCTTAAAACAACTCTTAGATAATGCAGATATTGCAAGCAGTGAAGCTCGTCCACTATGTCAAGATACTGGACTTGCAGTTTTTTTTATAAAACTTGGTGCTGATGTAAAAGTAGTTGGCGGTCTTTTAAAAGATGCCATCAATGAAGGAACAGAAAAGGGTTATATTGAAGGTTATCTAAGAGCTTCTACTTGTCATCCTTTTTCTCGCGCAAATAACAAAGACACTGTCGGTTACAACCTACCAGCCATTATTCATCTTGATATTGTCGAGGGCGACAAGATAGAGATAGAGTACGCTGCAAAAGGTGGCGGGAGCGAAAATGTATCTCGTGCAAGAGTTTTTCCTCCAGCTGCTGGCAAACAAGGTGTTATAGACTATGTCAAAGAGTGCATCTCTGATGCAGGACCAAATCCTTGTCCTCCTCTAACTGTTGGAGTGGGCATTGGTGGAACATTTGAAAAAGCAGCAATAAGCTCAAAACATGCTTTGTTCCGTGACATAGGTTCAAAAAACGAAGATCCAGAGATGGCAGAGCTTGAGCATGAGATTAAAACAGAGCTAAACAAACTTGGTATCGGAACTATGGGAATGGGCGGAACTGAGACGGTTTTAGCTGTTCATATTGAAGCAAACCCTTGTCATATAGCATCACTTCCTGTATCTGTAAATGTTCAGTGCCATAGTTCACGCCATACGCATATCACTATATAA
- a CDS encoding Fe-S-containing hydro-lyase: protein MSKTYHLTTPLDDEITSKLHSGDIVYISGTIYTARDAAHKRLVDLLDEGKELPFDIKGAIIYFVGPTPPKPGDPIGSAGPTTSYRMDSYSPRLIAEGLKGMIGKGKRNEAVTDACQKHKAIYFGATGGAGALLGKKIESAEVIAYEELGPEAIRKLEVVDFPVTVINDTYGKDLYKIGRSQYEVK, encoded by the coding sequence ATGAGTAAAACATATCATTTAACAACTCCACTAGATGATGAAATAACATCAAAACTTCACAGTGGTGATATTGTATATATAAGTGGCACAATTTATACAGCAAGAGATGCTGCACACAAAAGACTTGTTGATCTGCTAGATGAGGGTAAAGAGCTCCCTTTTGATATAAAAGGTGCAATTATTTATTTTGTTGGTCCAACTCCTCCAAAACCTGGGGATCCTATAGGAAGTGCTGGTCCTACTACATCTTACAGGATGGACTCATACTCTCCAAGACTTATAGCTGAGGGTTTAAAGGGTATGATAGGTAAGGGTAAAAGAAATGAAGCTGTGACTGATGCTTGTCAAAAACATAAGGCTATCTACTTTGGTGCTACTGGCGGAGCTGGAGCACTTTTAGGTAAGAAGATAGAGAGTGCAGAGGTTATTGCTTATGAAGAGTTAGGGCCTGAGGCGATTAGAAAACTAGAGGTAGTTGACTTTCCTGTGACTGTAATCAATGATACTTACGGTAAAGATCTATATAAAATAGGTCGCTCACAATATGAAGTCAAGTAG
- the sucC gene encoding ADP-forming succinate--CoA ligase subunit beta, with translation MNIHEYQAKQIFAKYGVATPRGIIANTPEQAARNAEELGGDVWVVKAQIHAGGRGLGGGVKLARSKDEVKQLANEILGMNLVTHQTGPEGKLVQKVYIEEGADIVDELYLGIVLDRAKEMPVIMASTEGGMEIEKVAEESPDKIIKIAVDPAIGFQGFHGRELVFGLGITDKKEQSKFIKLASALYTLYLENDAEMIEINPLIKTASGDFLALDGKMSFDDSALGRHQDIEDMRDISEEDADEREASQYGLSYVSLDGEIGCMVNGAGLAMGTMDTINYMGGTPANFLDVGGSANAQTVAKGFEIILKNPRVKAIFVNIFGGIVRCDRIANGILEATKLTDVNVPVIVRLDGTNAGEAAEILKAANIPNIIVADDLGDGAAKAVAAAKQA, from the coding sequence ATGAATATACATGAATATCAGGCAAAACAGATTTTTGCTAAATATGGTGTTGCTACGCCTCGTGGTATTATCGCAAATACACCAGAACAAGCTGCTCGCAATGCAGAAGAACTTGGTGGAGATGTTTGGGTTGTAAAAGCTCAGATTCACGCTGGTGGTCGTGGTTTAGGTGGGGGAGTTAAACTTGCAAGAAGTAAAGACGAAGTAAAACAACTAGCAAATGAGATTTTGGGGATGAATCTTGTGACTCATCAAACAGGACCTGAGGGCAAACTTGTTCAAAAAGTATATATTGAAGAGGGTGCTGATATTGTTGATGAGCTCTATTTAGGTATTGTTCTTGACCGTGCTAAAGAGATGCCCGTAATTATGGCTTCAACAGAGGGTGGTATGGAGATTGAAAAAGTGGCTGAGGAGTCACCTGATAAGATTATCAAAATAGCAGTTGATCCTGCTATTGGTTTTCAAGGTTTTCATGGACGAGAGTTAGTTTTTGGTTTAGGTATTACTGATAAAAAAGAACAATCAAAATTTATAAAACTTGCATCTGCACTCTATACTCTTTACTTAGAAAATGATGCTGAAATGATAGAGATAAACCCTCTCATCAAGACTGCATCTGGGGATTTTTTAGCGCTTGATGGAAAGATGAGTTTTGATGATTCAGCTCTTGGACGTCATCAAGACATAGAAGATATGAGAGATATTAGCGAAGAGGATGCTGATGAGAGAGAAGCATCTCAATATGGTCTCTCATATGTTTCACTTGATGGTGAAATAGGCTGTATGGTAAATGGCGCTGGTCTTGCTATGGGGACTATGGATACTATCAACTATATGGGTGGAACTCCTGCTAACTTTTTAGATGTTGGTGGTAGTGCAAATGCTCAGACTGTTGCTAAAGGGTTTGAAATTATTCTAAAAAATCCAAGAGTTAAAGCTATATTTGTAAATATTTTTGGCGGTATTGTTCGTTGTGATCGCATTGCAAATGGTATTTTAGAAGCAACAAAACTGACTGATGTAAATGTTCCAGTAATTGTTCGCCTCGATGGTACAAATGCTGGTGAAGCTGCAGAGATTCTAAAAGCTGCAAATATTCCTAATATTATCGTCGCTGATGATTTAGGTGATGGTGCTGCAAAAGCAGTAGCTGCTGCAAAACAAGCATAG
- the sucD gene encoding succinate--CoA ligase subunit alpha — protein sequence MSILVNKDTKIIVQGFTGKEGTFHAEQCLAYGSKIVGGVTPNKGGQEHLGKPVFNTVTQAVEATGATVSMIFVPPVFVADAVMEAAEAGIELAVIITEGAPVRDMQKAKAHAVKHGMMTIGPNCPGIITAEECKIGIMPGMIFKKGNVGLISKSGTLTYEGANQVCNEGFGISTAVGIGGDPIIGLSYKQLLPMFEADPQTEAIVMIGEIGGDLEIQAAAYIKEHITKPVVAFIAGQTAPAGKRMGHAGAIVSGGAGTAKEKMEALEAAGVRVVVSPAEIGKAVAEVLSK from the coding sequence ATGTCAATTTTAGTAAACAAAGATACAAAGATAATAGTTCAAGGTTTTACTGGTAAAGAGGGAACTTTTCACGCTGAGCAATGCTTGGCTTATGGTTCAAAGATTGTTGGAGGGGTAACACCAAACAAAGGTGGACAAGAGCATTTAGGTAAGCCTGTTTTTAACACAGTTACTCAAGCGGTGGAAGCTACCGGTGCTACAGTGTCTATGATATTTGTTCCACCTGTTTTTGTTGCTGATGCTGTTATGGAAGCTGCTGAGGCTGGGATTGAACTTGCTGTTATTATAACAGAGGGTGCGCCTGTCCGTGATATGCAAAAAGCAAAAGCGCATGCTGTCAAGCATGGTATGATGACAATTGGGCCAAACTGCCCTGGTATTATTACGGCTGAGGAGTGTAAAATTGGGATTATGCCTGGTATGATTTTCAAAAAAGGTAATGTTGGGCTAATCTCAAAGTCTGGAACTCTAACATACGAGGGAGCTAACCAAGTTTGTAATGAAGGTTTTGGTATTTCAACTGCTGTTGGTATAGGCGGAGACCCTATCATCGGACTTTCATATAAGCAACTTCTTCCTATGTTTGAAGCGGATCCACAAACTGAAGCTATAGTTATGATTGGCGAGATTGGTGGAGACTTAGAGATACAGGCTGCTGCTTATATAAAAGAGCATATAACTAAGCCTGTAGTTGCTTTTATAGCAGGGCAAACCGCACCTGCTGGGAAAAGAATGGGTCATGCTGGTGCTATTGTAAGTGGTGGTGCTGGTACTGCAAAAGAGAAGATGGAAGCACTAGAGGCTGCTGGTGTTAGAGTGGTTGTTTCACCCGCTGAAATTGGCAAGGCTGTTGCGGAGGTTTTATCTAAGTAA
- a CDS encoding 4Fe-4S binding protein codes for MGTFKTENPGNQPVWVNTSNCKACDICVSVCPSGVLGMKYESTSTLGAMISIDHPEACIGCNECELSCPDFAIYVADRKEYKEAGFSFAKLTDEAKERQAAIVANNYMSLSEQGVK; via the coding sequence ATGGGAACTTTTAAGACAGAAAACCCAGGTAACCAACCTGTGTGGGTAAATACAAGCAACTGTAAAGCATGTGATATTTGTGTATCTGTTTGTCCATCAGGTGTACTTGGAATGAAATATGAATCTACTTCGACACTAGGTGCTATGATTTCAATTGATCACCCAGAAGCTTGCATTGGATGTAACGAGTGTGAACTTAGCTGTCCTGATTTTGCTATCTATGTAGCAGACAGAAAAGAGTATAAAGAAGCTGGGTTTAGTTTTGCTAAGTTAACCGATGAAGCTAAAGAGCGTCAAGCTGCTATTGTCGCAAACAATTATATGTCACTTAGTGAACAAGGAGTTAAGTAA
- a CDS encoding 2-oxoglutarate synthase subunit alpha, with protein MATREVISTGNELAATAAIDAGCMFFGGYPLTPSSEVMHVISDLLPKKGGVSIQMEDEIGGICAVIGAAMVGKRALTATSGPGMSLKAEQLGLAQMAEVPLVCVNVMRGGPSTGLPTRVSQGDILQAKNPSHGDYKSITLCAGSLAECYTEVVRAFNLADRFMQPVIVLLDETIGHMHGKANIPTAEDVEAGIVPRKRFDGPAEEYFPYGVGHDEPAVLNPMYEGYRYHFTGLHHDKNGYPTEEIETCRKLIQRLEDKVALHEDEVESFEEFMMEDADVMIVAYGSVSLAAKEAIRHLRAEGIKAGLFRPITIWPSPAKKIKEHTDKIEKVLVVELNIAQYHSEIQRAAARLDIDGLFKVNGRPISPQEIVSKVKEL; from the coding sequence ATGGCAACTAGAGAAGTAATATCTACAGGAAATGAATTAGCTGCTACTGCGGCTATTGATGCAGGCTGTATGTTTTTTGGTGGTTATCCACTAACGCCATCAAGTGAAGTAATGCATGTTATTTCTGACCTTTTACCAAAAAAAGGTGGAGTATCAATCCAAATGGAAGATGAAATCGGAGGTATCTGTGCTGTTATTGGCGCAGCTATGGTTGGTAAGCGTGCCTTAACCGCAACATCAGGTCCAGGAATGAGTTTAAAAGCTGAGCAACTAGGTCTTGCTCAAATGGCAGAAGTACCTTTGGTTTGTGTAAATGTAATGCGCGGTGGTCCATCAACTGGTCTTCCGACTCGTGTATCTCAAGGCGATATACTTCAAGCTAAAAACCCATCACATGGTGATTACAAATCAATCACATTGTGTGCAGGCTCATTAGCTGAGTGTTATACCGAGGTTGTAAGAGCTTTTAATTTAGCAGATAGATTTATGCAACCAGTTATCGTTTTGCTAGATGAGACTATTGGTCATATGCATGGAAAAGCTAATATTCCAACTGCTGAAGATGTTGAAGCTGGGATAGTTCCAAGAAAAAGATTTGATGGTCCAGCAGAAGAGTATTTTCCATATGGTGTTGGACATGATGAACCTGCAGTTCTTAACCCAATGTATGAGGGTTATAGATATCACTTTACTGGTCTTCACCACGATAAAAATGGTTACCCTACCGAGGAGATAGAGACTTGTAGAAAACTAATCCAAAGATTAGAAGATAAAGTAGCACTACATGAAGATGAAGTTGAATCTTTCGAAGAGTTTATGATGGAAGATGCAGATGTTATGATAGTAGCTTACGGTTCAGTTTCACTTGCTGCAAAAGAGGCTATTCGTCACTTAAGAGCAGAAGGTATCAAAGCTGGACTTTTTAGACCAATTACAATCTGGCCATCTCCAGCTAAAAAAATCAAAGAGCATACTGATAAAATAGAAAAAGTTCTTGTAGTTGAGCTAAATATTGCACAATATCATAGTGAAATTCAAAGAGCTGCTGCAAGACTTGATATTGATGGACTATTTAAAGTTAATGGAAGACCAATATCTCCACAAGAAATTGTTAGCAAAGTAAAGGAGTTATAA
- a CDS encoding 2-oxoglutarate ferredoxin oxidoreductase subunit beta has translation MAFNYDKYLRLEKMPTLWCWGCGDGVILKAFVRAVEKLGLNQDDVCVVSGIGCSGRFSSYVDFNTVHTTHGRTIAYATGIKLANPSKHVICVAGDGDALAIGGNHTIHGCRRNIDLTMIIINNFIYGLTNSQTSPTTPKGMWTVSQKAGNIDPTFDTCKLAVAAGASFVARESMLDPKKLEKAMIKAIQHKGFSMMEVLSNCHINLGRKNKMVSAMENLEWIDSITVSKKKYDAMTPEERLNLLPTGVLHEDKEADEYCDMYAEIQKVHQGERKVITQDDFAKKI, from the coding sequence ATGGCGTTTAATTATGATAAATATTTAAGACTTGAAAAGATGCCAACACTATGGTGTTGGGGTTGTGGGGATGGTGTTATTCTTAAAGCCTTTGTTAGAGCCGTTGAAAAGCTTGGTCTCAATCAAGATGATGTATGCGTAGTCTCTGGAATAGGTTGTTCAGGAAGATTCTCATCATATGTTGACTTTAATACTGTACATACCACTCACGGTAGAACGATAGCTTATGCAACTGGTATTAAATTAGCTAATCCTTCAAAACATGTTATATGTGTAGCTGGTGATGGCGATGCACTTGCTATTGGTGGTAACCATACTATTCATGGTTGTAGAAGAAATATTGATTTAACTATGATAATTATTAACAACTTTATTTATGGTTTAACAAATTCACAAACTTCTCCAACTACACCAAAAGGTATGTGGACAGTTTCTCAAAAAGCTGGTAATATTGATCCAACTTTTGATACTTGTAAACTTGCAGTCGCAGCTGGAGCTTCATTTGTTGCTCGTGAAAGCATGCTGGATCCTAAAAAGCTTGAAAAAGCAATGATTAAAGCTATACAACATAAAGGCTTCTCAATGATGGAAGTACTTTCAAACTGTCATATTAACCTTGGTAGAAAAAACAAAATGGTCTCAGCTATGGAAAATCTTGAGTGGATAGATAGCATAACAGTCAGTAAGAAAAAATATGATGCAATGACTCCAGAAGAGAGATTAAATCTTCTACCAACTGGTGTTTTACATGAAGATAAAGAAGCTGATGAGTACTGCGATATGTATGCAGAGATCCAAAAAGTACATCAGGGTGAAAGAAAAGTAATCACTCAAGATGATTTTGCTAAAAAAATATAA
- a CDS encoding 2-oxoacid:acceptor oxidoreductase family protein, whose translation MSKTLMRFTGVGGQGVLLAGEIFAAAKIKTGGHGLKTATYTSQVRGGPTVVDIQLDDKEIYYPYANDGEIGFMLSVAQKSYILFKDGVQLGGTIVIDPNLVYPTDEDRKKWKIYEIPIITIAKEEVGNVITQSVVALAIANTMMNAIDKDVLIETMLSKVPAKVHDVNKKAYELGEKYAKEAMGK comes from the coding sequence ATGAGTAAAACATTAATGAGATTTACAGGTGTTGGTGGACAAGGTGTTCTTCTTGCTGGTGAAATTTTTGCAGCAGCAAAAATCAAAACTGGCGGGCATGGATTAAAAACTGCAACATACACATCGCAAGTTCGCGGTGGACCTACCGTTGTTGATATCCAACTTGACGATAAAGAGATTTACTACCCATATGCAAATGATGGAGAGATAGGTTTTATGCTCTCAGTTGCACAAAAGAGTTATATTCTTTTTAAAGATGGTGTTCAGCTAGGCGGAACAATAGTAATAGACCCAAATCTTGTTTATCCAACTGACGAGGATAGAAAAAAATGGAAGATATATGAAATTCCAATTATTACTATAGCTAAAGAAGAGGTTGGTAATGTTATTACTCAATCTGTTGTAGCGCTTGCTATTGCAAACACTATGATGAATGCTATAGATAAAGATGTGCTTATAGAGACAATGCTCTCAAAAGTTCCAGCAAAAGTTCACGATGTAAATAAAAAAGCATATGAACTTGGTGAAAAATATGCTAAAGAAGCTATGGGTAAATAG
- a CDS encoding TetR/AcrR family transcriptional regulator encodes MPNNTTLHKKNSTKEKILKVSTALFSVSGYRATSMRKIAKEVGIRESAIYNHYKNKEEIFLEVAKGIFSSPFTKEELDIKESALKGKVFLQNFVMQYKLLTFDKNNENMFRLLMIELFQNKELREQFMSEFHEKNIKILSEVFFIMMQNSLIRSQDPMMISYEFLSTLFYIRLQVTLMRFDNNSANLLSTQFEKHVEFFWESIRV; translated from the coding sequence ATGCCCAACAATACGACATTACACAAGAAAAACTCAACTAAAGAAAAAATATTAAAAGTATCCACTGCGCTCTTCTCAGTATCAGGATATAGAGCTACAAGTATGAGAAAAATAGCCAAAGAGGTTGGTATTAGAGAGAGTGCTATCTACAACCACTACAAAAATAAAGAGGAGATTTTTTTAGAAGTGGCTAAAGGAATTTTTAGCTCCCCTTTTACAAAAGAAGAGTTAGATATAAAAGAATCAGCTTTAAAAGGTAAGGTTTTTTTACAAAACTTTGTGATGCAATACAAGCTTCTAACCTTTGACAAAAACAACGAAAACATGTTTAGGTTACTCATGATAGAGTTGTTTCAAAACAAAGAGCTAAGGGAGCAGTTTATGAGTGAATTTCATGAAAAAAATATTAAAATACTCTCAGAAGTTTTCTTTATTATGATGCAAAATTCACTTATTCGCTCACAAGATCCAATGATGATATCTTATGAGTTTCTATCCACCCTATTTTACATAAGACTTCAAGTGACACTGATGAGGTTTGATAATAACTCTGCAAATCTATTATCAACCCAATTTGAAAAGCATGTTGAGTTTTTTTGGGAAAGTATAAGAGTTTAA
- a CDS encoding response regulator transcription factor, with protein sequence MANIDLVQLTGQTKKLTAMIVEDEKVTNELLSSTFKNFFSDVYSCFDGDEALRTYNRIKPDVVFVDIVMAGMDGIELSRKIRQINPTQIIIVISASNDIEKISESIEVGVNSFIQKPIDTKKIIELLTSVVAMVSKKRKVETKTFSISLPLDLYDLVNDNAKAESISKNAVIIRALRGFYD encoded by the coding sequence ATGGCAAATATTGACTTAGTTCAGTTAACTGGACAGACAAAAAAATTGACAGCGATGATAGTTGAGGATGAAAAAGTAACTAATGAGTTACTAAGTTCTACTTTTAAGAATTTCTTTTCTGATGTATATTCTTGTTTTGATGGAGATGAGGCACTAAGAACATACAACAGAATTAAACCAGATGTAGTTTTTGTAGATATAGTAATGGCTGGGATGGATGGTATAGAACTATCAAGAAAAATCCGTCAAATTAATCCTACCCAAATCATTATAGTAATCTCAGCAAGTAATGATATAGAGAAAATTTCTGAATCTATAGAAGTTGGAGTAAACAGCTTCATTCAAAAACCAATAGATACTAAAAAAATTATTGAGCTTTTAACTAGTGTTGTTGCTATGGTCTCTAAAAAAAGAAAGGTAGAAACTAAAACATTTTCTATCTCTCTTCCATTAGATCTATATGACTTAGTAAATGATAATGCAAAAGCAGAAAGTATCTCTAAAAATGCTGTTATTATTAGAGCCTTAAGAGGTTTTTACGACTAA